A single window of Achromobacter xylosoxidans DNA harbors:
- a CDS encoding hydroxymethylglutaryl-CoA reductase, degradative, with translation MVADSRLPNFRALTPAQRLAAIADAAGLTPEERQQLAEPGALGLDRADGMIENVIGAFELPLGVAGNFQVNGRDVLVPMAVEEPSVVAAASFMAKLARENGGFETSSTRPLMRAQVQVLGLTDPHGARVALLRERERIVKLANSRDQVLIGLGGGCQDIEAHVFADTPRGPMLVLHLIVDVRDAMGANTVNTMAEAVAPLVEEITGGTVRLRILSNLADLRLSRARVRLTPQTLDTKDRSGAEIIEGVLDAYVFAATDPYRAATHNKGIMNGIDPVIVATGNDWRAVEAGAHAYACRDGRYTSLTHWEKDASGALVGTLEMPMPVGLVGGATKTHPLARLALKIMAVRSAQELGEIAVAVGLAQNLGALRALATEGIQRGHMALHARNIALTVGAVGAEVDQLARRMAEEKDVRADRALALLEELRKPA, from the coding sequence ATGGTGGCCGATTCACGCCTGCCCAACTTCCGCGCCCTCACCCCCGCCCAACGCCTCGCCGCCATCGCCGACGCGGCCGGCCTGACGCCCGAGGAACGCCAGCAACTGGCCGAACCGGGCGCGCTGGGCCTGGACCGCGCCGACGGCATGATCGAGAACGTCATCGGCGCCTTCGAGCTGCCGCTGGGCGTGGCCGGCAACTTCCAGGTCAACGGCCGCGACGTGCTGGTGCCGATGGCGGTGGAAGAACCGTCGGTGGTGGCGGCCGCCTCGTTCATGGCCAAGCTGGCGCGCGAGAATGGTGGCTTCGAAACCTCCAGCACCCGGCCGCTGATGCGCGCCCAGGTGCAGGTGCTGGGCCTGACCGATCCGCACGGCGCGCGCGTCGCCCTGCTGCGCGAGCGCGAGCGCATCGTCAAGCTGGCCAACAGCCGCGACCAGGTGCTGATCGGCCTGGGCGGCGGCTGCCAGGACATCGAGGCGCACGTGTTCGCCGACACGCCGCGCGGCCCGATGCTGGTGCTGCACCTGATCGTCGACGTGCGCGACGCCATGGGCGCCAACACCGTCAACACCATGGCCGAGGCCGTGGCGCCGCTGGTCGAGGAGATCACCGGCGGCACGGTGCGGCTGCGCATCCTGTCCAACCTGGCCGACCTGCGCCTGTCGCGGGCCCGCGTGCGCCTGACGCCGCAAACGCTCGACACCAAGGACCGCAGCGGCGCCGAGATCATCGAGGGCGTGCTGGACGCCTACGTGTTCGCCGCCACCGACCCGTACCGCGCCGCCACCCACAACAAGGGCATCATGAACGGCATCGACCCGGTCATCGTCGCCACCGGCAACGATTGGCGCGCGGTCGAGGCTGGCGCCCATGCCTACGCCTGCCGCGACGGCCGCTACACCTCGCTGACGCATTGGGAAAAGGACGCCAGCGGCGCCCTGGTCGGCACGCTGGAAATGCCGATGCCGGTGGGCCTGGTGGGCGGCGCCACCAAGACCCATCCGCTGGCGCGGCTGGCGCTCAAGATCATGGCGGTGCGCTCGGCCCAGGAACTGGGCGAGATCGCCGTGGCCGTGGGCCTGGCGCAGAACCTGGGCGCGCTGCGCGCCCTGGCCACCGAGGGCATCCAGCGCGGCCACATGGCGCTGCACGCGCGCAACATCGCGCTGACGGTGGGCGCGGTGGGCGCCGAAGTCGACCAGTTGGCCCGCCGCATGGCCGAGGAAAAGGACGTGCGCGCCGACCGCGCGCTGGCGCTGCTGGAGGAACTGCGGAAACCGGCCTGA
- a CDS encoding tripartite tricarboxylate transporter permease: protein MSDPVLLEQIMVAAGMGLLGAVVFAAIGLVSGTDETTTLAPLTLLVVLLGVPPAGVFTFFLAGAVAKHMTHAVPTALLGIPGDTLATPLLQDANMLRKLGVPHIALRKMVSGAIVAAFVAVPLAVLFAVLLAPFGGAITKSAPWIFLAAAVLIAYFSAGRWAAVALLVPFVVVIVALQSLTAKYGVKLSISYFLGIAIGPLIADLFTVIAPQGRAKMMRDKVRTFSLAPDVKGWSGYFPNPLKVMDRIQTRWTLATATISSATFVFSPVAMTVVLGELVGSRVKHAYHRLTTVLSARNGVTEATYIAEALIPLIAFGLPLSPVAAGPAAPLFNAPPRFTVDAASGQTHNLHNLLNHWEFLGYGMLAVLLAAIVSYPFAMNFARRAALFVSRKVSHEAIIATFVGLIIVISVWEGQFLGLLVILTMGLFGGLLSRLFGFNTGVQFMGYYTAVLTVPALVKLVA, encoded by the coding sequence ATGAGCGATCCCGTGTTGCTTGAACAGATCATGGTGGCCGCCGGCATGGGTCTCCTGGGCGCGGTGGTGTTCGCCGCCATTGGCCTGGTGTCCGGCACCGACGAGACCACCACGCTGGCGCCGCTGACGCTGCTGGTGGTGCTGCTGGGCGTGCCGCCCGCCGGCGTCTTCACCTTCTTCCTGGCCGGCGCGGTGGCCAAGCACATGACCCACGCGGTGCCGACGGCGCTGCTGGGCATCCCCGGCGACACGCTGGCCACGCCGCTGCTGCAGGACGCCAACATGCTGCGCAAGCTCGGCGTGCCGCACATCGCGCTGCGCAAGATGGTGTCGGGCGCCATCGTCGCCGCCTTCGTGGCGGTGCCGCTGGCGGTGCTGTTCGCCGTGCTGCTGGCGCCGTTCGGCGGCGCCATCACCAAGTCGGCGCCGTGGATCTTCCTGGCCGCGGCGGTGCTGATCGCCTATTTCTCGGCCGGCCGCTGGGCCGCGGTGGCGCTGCTGGTGCCGTTCGTGGTGGTGATCGTGGCGCTGCAGAGCCTGACCGCCAAGTACGGCGTCAAGCTCAGCATCAGCTACTTCCTGGGCATCGCCATCGGCCCGCTGATCGCCGACCTGTTCACCGTGATCGCGCCGCAGGGCCGCGCCAAAATGATGCGCGACAAGGTGCGCACGTTCTCGCTGGCGCCGGACGTCAAGGGCTGGTCGGGCTACTTCCCCAACCCGCTCAAGGTGATGGACCGCATCCAGACCCGCTGGACCCTGGCCACCGCCACCATCTCCAGCGCCACCTTCGTGTTCAGCCCGGTGGCGATGACGGTGGTGCTGGGCGAACTGGTGGGCTCGCGCGTCAAGCACGCCTATCACCGCCTGACCACGGTGCTGAGCGCGCGCAACGGCGTCACCGAGGCCACCTACATCGCCGAGGCCCTGATCCCGCTGATCGCTTTCGGCCTGCCGCTCAGCCCGGTGGCCGCCGGTCCGGCCGCGCCGCTGTTCAACGCGCCGCCGCGCTTCACGGTGGATGCGGCCAGCGGCCAGACCCACAACCTGCACAACCTGCTGAACCACTGGGAGTTCCTGGGCTACGGCATGCTGGCGGTGCTGCTGGCGGCGATCGTGTCGTATCCGTTCGCCATGAACTTCGCGCGCCGCGCCGCGCTGTTCGTGTCGCGCAAGGTCAGCCACGAGGCCATCATCGCCACCTTCGTCGGCCTGATCATCGTGATCAGCGTGTGGGAAGGCCAGTTCCTGGGCCTGCTGGTGATCCTGACCATGGGCCTGTTCGGCGGCCTGCTGTCGCGCCTGTTCGGCTTTAACACCGGCGTGCAGTTCATGGGCTACTACACCGCCGTGCTGACGGTGCCGGCGCTGGTCAAGCTGGTGGCGTGA
- a CDS encoding NAD(P)H-dependent flavin oxidoreductase — MTWFKSLTLAGRELLPIVQGGMGVGVSAHRLAGAVASQNAVGTIASVDLRHHHPDLIEQTEDCRDREQIDNANLVALDREVRAALDTSQGRGVVAVNVMKAVRDHPALVRQACESGAQAIVMGAGLPLDLPDMTADYPKVALVPILSEARGVAAVLKKWMKKGRMADAVVIEHPGYAGGHLGAARLDDIHDERFDFKRVLAECRQLFQDLQLGRDAPRLIVAGGVGSHEQVRHWLGNGADGVQVGTAFAVTREGDAHENFKRVLMEADPDKLAEFTSVAGLPARAVPTPWLTRYLRQEKTLQENTRCDARRCSQRMDCLTQCGLRDGIARFGQFCIDLKLAAAMRGEVSRGLFFRGASKLPFGDAMRSVRELMDYLLNGRMPTAA; from the coding sequence ATGACGTGGTTCAAATCCCTCACACTCGCCGGACGCGAATTGCTGCCCATCGTCCAGGGCGGCATGGGCGTCGGCGTATCCGCCCATCGCCTGGCCGGCGCGGTCGCCAGCCAGAACGCGGTCGGCACCATTGCCAGTGTGGACTTGCGCCATCACCATCCGGACCTGATCGAGCAGACCGAGGACTGCCGCGACCGCGAGCAGATCGACAACGCCAACCTGGTGGCCCTGGACCGTGAAGTGCGCGCCGCGCTCGACACCTCGCAGGGGCGCGGCGTGGTGGCCGTGAACGTCATGAAGGCGGTGCGCGACCATCCCGCGCTGGTGCGCCAGGCCTGCGAAAGCGGCGCCCAGGCCATCGTCATGGGCGCCGGCCTGCCGCTGGACCTGCCCGACATGACCGCCGACTATCCCAAGGTGGCCCTGGTGCCGATCCTGTCCGAAGCGCGCGGCGTGGCGGCGGTGCTGAAGAAATGGATGAAGAAAGGCCGCATGGCCGACGCCGTGGTCATCGAGCACCCCGGCTACGCCGGCGGCCACCTGGGCGCGGCCCGCCTGGACGACATCCACGATGAACGCTTCGACTTCAAGCGCGTGCTGGCCGAATGCCGCCAGTTGTTCCAGGACCTGCAACTGGGCCGCGACGCCCCGCGCCTGATCGTGGCCGGCGGCGTCGGCAGCCATGAACAGGTACGCCACTGGCTCGGCAACGGCGCCGACGGCGTGCAGGTCGGCACGGCCTTCGCCGTGACCCGGGAAGGCGACGCGCACGAGAATTTCAAGCGCGTGCTGATGGAAGCCGACCCCGACAAGCTGGCCGAATTCACCAGCGTCGCCGGCCTGCCGGCCCGCGCCGTGCCGACGCCCTGGCTGACGCGCTACCTGCGCCAGGAAAAGACGCTGCAGGAAAACACCCGCTGCGACGCGCGCCGCTGCAGCCAGCGCATGGACTGCCTGACGCAGTGCGGACTGCGCGACGGCATCGCGCGCTTCGGCCAGTTCTGCATCGACCTGAAGCTGGCCGCCGCCATGCGCGGCGAAGTCAGCCGCGGCCTGTTCTTCCGGGGCGCCTCCAAGCTGCCGTTCGGCGACGCCATGCGCAGCGTGCGCGAACTGATGGACTACCTGCTGAACGGCAGGATGCCGACGGCGGCCTGA
- a CDS encoding TetR/AcrR family transcriptional regulator, with the protein MSLADPHDSPAPGLRERKRQQTLDHLSQTAYRLFETLGYEVVTMEQIAAQADVSKGTLYNHFPVKEALLAHRFHAELAASMVDLLPRLRTVPGFAARLRRVLHASAHWSEANRAYLGPYLRYRLSTLRPDAQGDGRSPRSGLQTLFHSLITQGQQAGQLRADLPADLLTHQLQFLHLGALLRWLDLPGASLRREFDALLSLFLQGAAPSGSAA; encoded by the coding sequence ATGTCCCTCGCCGATCCGCACGACTCCCCTGCCCCCGGCCTGCGCGAGCGCAAGCGCCAGCAGACGCTGGACCATCTGTCCCAGACCGCCTACCGCCTGTTCGAGACCCTGGGCTACGAGGTCGTCACCATGGAGCAGATCGCGGCCCAGGCGGACGTTTCCAAGGGCACGCTGTACAACCATTTCCCGGTCAAGGAAGCCCTGCTGGCGCACCGCTTCCACGCCGAGCTGGCCGCCAGCATGGTGGACCTGCTGCCCAGGCTGCGCACGGTGCCCGGCTTTGCCGCGCGGCTCAGGCGTGTCCTGCACGCCTCCGCGCATTGGTCCGAAGCCAACCGCGCCTATCTCGGGCCCTACCTGCGCTACCGCCTGTCGACCCTGCGCCCCGACGCCCAGGGCGACGGCCGCTCGCCGCGCAGCGGCTTGCAGACGCTGTTCCACAGCCTCATCACGCAAGGGCAGCAGGCGGGCCAATTGCGTGCCGACCTGCCTGCCGACCTGCTCACGCACCAACTGCAGTTCCTGCACCTGGGCGCGCTGCTGCGCTGGCTCGACCTGCCCGGCGCCAGCCTGCGGCGCGAATTCGATGCGCTGCTTTCATTGTTCCTGCAAGGCGCGGCGCCATCCGGGAGCGCCGCGTGA
- a CDS encoding PEP/pyruvate-binding domain-containing protein, whose protein sequence is MTTAAILDWAAAREAGVAGAGGKGWQLARMAHLGVPVPPGFVLAASASLARRPGEPVADALAQALHEALRQRGWLDLPLALRSSSPQEDARTASFAGIHLSCLNVRGAAAAVDAARHIWDSAWSPQADAYRQRLGLQAEERPMAVVVMPLLPATSSGIAFTCDPLGGRLDRMVIHANWGLGESLVGGQAEGDEYHLHADARQLAWPLARQRIGAKRRASLPATGGGTQLVEQSAARAAQPVLTPAQVDALAALARDAARALDYSGAPYDLEWVHDGQDFWIVQARPVTAMARHTYPGLQSQPSYWSRGNTREVLPLPMSALEWDGGRLMAERMLTRGFELSGYRTLPGARLAAMFDGRVYLDASVIQWVGHDALGIAPSAMNALLGGPQPEIQVPAPGLAQRWRHALRMLRYLRRAGPLRRRADADLPRQFARARAWLDETPPADSAALGARLLEQFRTVAAADDLFFLQGSGGGALSKLLEWVERARPGQGHALTAALMAGGEPSVTAAQSYDLMALAQRAAREPHTLAWLREPGRDGAAWAWRLPPDSAFRQALADFLGRYGHRAVYETYLRNPRWREAPDYLLDSVLNLIGADPAALRARQERAAREAWHAVRAALPWWQRPLAAKLLAAARREGAQREAARSVLVAYLAAARRSALELGTRMRGADGLAAADDIFHLTAEEIFALAAGRLAPAAAARRAADRCARLAAWAEAPDRDVIVEYGEAPPVVAPAAPVGGNASWRGTPVASGRAQGPAFVAQDPHAALAMPAGAILVAPSTDPAWTPLFLRAGAVVMEAGGYLSHGAIVAREFGIPAVVNVQGILRQVASGDWLEVDAARGTVRRLPAPAGAATPDGGPPRPRQP, encoded by the coding sequence GTGACCACCGCGGCCATCCTGGACTGGGCCGCCGCCCGCGAGGCTGGCGTCGCGGGCGCGGGCGGCAAGGGCTGGCAGTTGGCGCGCATGGCGCACCTCGGGGTTCCGGTGCCGCCGGGCTTCGTGCTGGCGGCGTCCGCCAGCCTCGCGCGGCGCCCCGGCGAGCCCGTGGCCGACGCGCTGGCGCAGGCGCTGCACGAGGCCCTGCGCCAGCGCGGCTGGCTCGACCTGCCCCTGGCGCTGCGCTCCTCGTCGCCCCAGGAAGACGCGCGCACCGCATCGTTCGCCGGCATCCATCTGTCGTGCCTGAACGTGCGCGGCGCGGCGGCGGCCGTCGACGCCGCGCGACACATCTGGGACTCGGCCTGGTCGCCGCAGGCGGACGCCTACCGCCAGCGCCTCGGCCTGCAAGCCGAAGAACGCCCCATGGCCGTGGTGGTCATGCCCCTGCTGCCCGCCACGTCCTCCGGCATCGCCTTCACCTGCGACCCGCTCGGCGGCCGCCTCGATCGCATGGTGATCCACGCCAACTGGGGCCTGGGCGAATCCCTGGTGGGCGGCCAGGCCGAGGGTGACGAATACCACTTGCACGCGGATGCCCGTCAATTGGCCTGGCCCCTGGCCCGCCAACGCATCGGCGCCAAACGCCGCGCCAGCCTGCCCGCCACTGGCGGCGGCACACAACTGGTGGAGCAGTCGGCGGCGCGGGCAGCGCAGCCCGTCCTGACGCCCGCGCAGGTGGACGCGCTGGCCGCCCTGGCGCGCGACGCCGCCCGCGCCCTGGACTATTCCGGCGCCCCTTACGACCTGGAATGGGTCCACGACGGCCAGGATTTCTGGATCGTGCAGGCCCGGCCCGTCACCGCCATGGCGCGTCACACCTACCCCGGCCTGCAATCGCAACCTTCCTACTGGTCGCGCGGCAATACCCGCGAAGTGCTGCCTTTGCCCATGTCCGCGCTGGAATGGGACGGCGGCCGCCTGATGGCCGAGCGCATGCTGACTCGCGGCTTCGAACTGAGCGGCTACCGCACGCTGCCGGGCGCGCGCCTGGCGGCAATGTTCGACGGCCGCGTCTACCTGGACGCCTCCGTGATCCAGTGGGTCGGCCACGATGCGCTCGGCATCGCCCCGAGCGCCATGAACGCGCTGCTGGGCGGCCCGCAGCCCGAGATCCAGGTGCCCGCGCCCGGCCTGGCGCAGCGCTGGCGCCACGCACTGCGCATGCTGCGCTACCTGCGCCGGGCCGGGCCGCTGCGGCGCCGCGCCGACGCCGACCTGCCGCGCCAGTTCGCGCGGGCGCGGGCCTGGCTGGATGAAACGCCGCCGGCCGACAGCGCGGCGCTGGGCGCGCGCCTGCTGGAGCAATTCCGCACCGTGGCCGCCGCCGACGACCTGTTCTTCCTGCAAGGCTCGGGCGGCGGCGCCCTGTCCAAACTGCTGGAATGGGTGGAACGCGCCCGTCCCGGCCAAGGCCATGCGCTGACCGCGGCGCTGATGGCCGGCGGCGAACCCAGCGTGACGGCGGCCCAAAGCTATGACCTGATGGCGCTGGCGCAACGGGCGGCGCGCGAACCGCACACCCTGGCCTGGCTGCGCGAGCCGGGCCGCGATGGCGCCGCCTGGGCCTGGCGCCTGCCGCCGGACAGCGCCTTCCGCCAGGCGCTGGCGGATTTCCTGGGGCGCTACGGCCATCGCGCGGTGTACGAAACCTATCTGCGCAATCCGCGCTGGCGCGAAGCGCCCGACTACCTGCTGGACAGCGTGCTGAACCTGATCGGCGCCGACCCCGCGGCGCTGCGCGCCCGCCAGGAACGGGCCGCGCGCGAGGCATGGCACGCCGTGCGCGCCGCCCTGCCCTGGTGGCAACGTCCGCTGGCCGCGAAGCTGTTGGCGGCCGCGCGCCGTGAAGGCGCCCAGCGCGAAGCCGCGCGCAGCGTGCTGGTGGCGTACCTGGCGGCGGCGCGCCGCAGCGCGCTGGAGCTGGGCACGCGCATGCGTGGCGCGGACGGCCTGGCGGCCGCCGACGACATCTTCCACCTGACCGCCGAAGAGATCTTCGCGCTCGCCGCGGGCCGTCTCGCCCCCGCGGCCGCCGCGCGCCGCGCCGCCGACCGGTGCGCGCGCCTGGCGGCGTGGGCCGAAGCGCCCGATCGCGACGTGATCGTCGAATACGGCGAGGCGCCCCCGGTGGTCGCGCCCGCCGCGCCGGTCGGTGGCAACGCCTCCTGGCGCGGCACGCCGGTCGCCAGCGGCCGGGCGCAGGGCCCCGCCTTCGTCGCCCAGGATCCGCACGCGGCGCTGGCGATGCCGGCCGGCGCCATCCTGGTGGCGCCCTCCACCGATCCGGCTTGGACGCCGCTGTTCCTGCGCGCCGGAGCGGTGGTCATGGAGGCCGGCGGCTACCTGTCGCACGGCGCCATCGTCGCGCGCGAGTTCGGCATACCGGCCGTGGTCAACGTGCAGGGTATCCTGCGCCAGGTGGCCAGCGGCGACTGGCTGGAGGTCGACGCCGCGCGAGGCACGGTGCGGCGCCTGCCGGCGCCCGCCGGCGCGGCAACCCCCGACGGCGGCCCGCCGCGGCCTCGGCAGCCTTAG
- a CDS encoding sensor histidine kinase: MKRLTLTQRLSAVFALLLLACCGASAWLQISANLRYEQEVVQRLSSGLAQHIAGTNELMDANGWKPEAVRSLFSMLMMVNPAVEVYLLDNDGRIVGDAAPPGQIKRDRVDLAPVRRFLAGGALPIAGDDPRHLDTAKVFSAAPVRVAGREQGYVYVVLQGQAHDALAMAASRSAVLRTTLWSIALVALLGLVAGLAAFGLITRPLRGLTRAVRAFGDDGGRALAALEKPADAGDTSGDEISLLRRSFVQMGRRISEQWRELTRQDQQRRDLVANISHDLRTPLTSLHGYLETLRLKDETLDAGERRRYLDIALAQSRKVGRLAQELFELARLESGLVRLEPETFSLPELAQDVIQKFELAAEARQQRLTTAIDQELPPVRADLGMIERVLTNLLDNAIRHTAPGGRIELRLGAVRGGVQVRVSDNGAGIPEALRAGLFTRASVLANGPRDGGGLGLVIVHRILQLHHSDIRLVERPEPGAVFEFDLPAAR, encoded by the coding sequence ATGAAGCGCCTGACCCTGACCCAGCGCCTGTCGGCCGTGTTCGCCTTGCTGCTGCTGGCTTGCTGCGGCGCGTCGGCCTGGCTGCAGATCTCGGCCAACCTGCGCTACGAACAGGAAGTGGTGCAGCGGCTGTCCAGCGGCCTGGCGCAGCACATCGCCGGCACCAACGAGTTGATGGACGCCAATGGCTGGAAGCCGGAGGCGGTGCGCTCGCTGTTCTCGATGCTGATGATGGTGAATCCGGCGGTCGAGGTCTACTTGCTGGACAACGACGGCCGCATCGTCGGCGACGCGGCGCCGCCCGGGCAGATCAAGCGCGACCGCGTGGATCTGGCGCCGGTGCGCCGCTTCCTGGCGGGCGGGGCGCTGCCGATCGCGGGCGACGATCCGCGCCACCTGGATACCGCCAAGGTGTTCTCGGCCGCCCCGGTGCGCGTGGCGGGGCGCGAGCAGGGTTATGTCTATGTGGTGCTGCAAGGCCAGGCGCACGACGCGCTGGCCATGGCGGCCTCGCGCAGCGCGGTGCTGCGCACCACCCTGTGGTCGATCGCGCTGGTGGCCTTGCTGGGCCTGGTGGCGGGCCTGGCGGCATTCGGCCTGATCACGCGGCCGCTGCGGGGGCTGACGCGCGCGGTGCGCGCCTTCGGCGACGACGGCGGCCGCGCGCTGGCAGCGCTGGAAAAGCCGGCCGACGCCGGCGATACCAGCGGCGACGAGATTTCGCTGCTGCGCCGCAGCTTCGTGCAGATGGGACGGCGCATCTCCGAGCAGTGGCGCGAACTGACACGCCAGGACCAGCAGCGGCGCGACCTGGTGGCGAACATCTCGCACGACCTGCGCACGCCGCTGACCTCGCTGCACGGCTATCTGGAAACGCTGCGGCTCAAGGACGAAACGCTGGATGCCGGCGAGCGCCGCCGCTACCTGGATATCGCGCTGGCGCAGAGCCGCAAGGTCGGCCGGCTGGCGCAGGAACTGTTCGAGCTGGCGCGGCTGGAGTCCGGGCTGGTGCGGCTGGAGCCTGAAACGTTCTCGCTGCCCGAGCTGGCGCAGGATGTGATCCAGAAATTCGAATTGGCCGCCGAGGCGCGCCAGCAGCGGCTTACCACCGCCATCGACCAGGAACTGCCGCCGGTGCGCGCCGACCTGGGCATGATCGAGCGGGTGCTGACCAATCTGCTGGACAATGCCATCCGCCACACGGCCCCGGGCGGGCGCATCGAGCTGCGCCTGGGCGCGGTGCGCGGCGGCGTGCAGGTGCGGGTCAGCGACAACGGCGCGGGCATTCCCGAAGCCTTGCGCGCCGGCCTGTTCACCCGCGCCTCGGTGCTGGCCAACGGGCCGCGCGATGGCGGCGGGCTGGGGCTGGTGATCGTGCACCGCATCCTGCAACTGCACCACAGCGACATCCGGCTGGTGGAGCGGCCCGAGCCCGGCGCGGTATTCGAGTTCGACCTGCCGGCGGCGCGCTGA
- a CDS encoding response regulator transcription factor, protein MDTPRRVLIVEDDAHIAELLRLHLRDEGYAVEHAADGNEGMRRLEEGGWDALVLDLMLPGIDGLEICKRARAMTRYTPIIITSARSSEVHRILGLELGADDYLAKPFSMLELVARVRALLRRTEALERNARIDAGSLRQHGVAIDPIARTASVDERRLELTPREFDLLHFFARNPDKVFSRLDLLNQVWGYQHEGYEHTVNTHINRLRTKIEADPSNPQRILTVWGRGYKFAAAPGAPAEPTP, encoded by the coding sequence ATGGATACGCCCCGCCGCGTCCTGATCGTCGAAGACGACGCCCACATCGCCGAATTGCTGCGCCTGCACCTGCGTGACGAGGGCTATGCCGTCGAGCACGCCGCCGACGGCAACGAAGGCATGCGCCGGCTCGAAGAGGGCGGCTGGGACGCGCTGGTGCTGGACCTGATGCTGCCCGGCATCGACGGCCTGGAAATCTGCAAGCGCGCCCGCGCCATGACGCGCTACACCCCGATCATCATCACCAGCGCCCGCTCCAGCGAGGTGCACCGCATCCTCGGCCTGGAACTGGGCGCCGACGACTACCTGGCCAAGCCGTTCTCGATGCTGGAGCTGGTGGCGCGGGTGCGCGCGCTGCTGCGCCGCACCGAGGCGCTGGAGCGCAATGCCCGCATCGACGCCGGCAGCCTGCGCCAGCACGGCGTGGCCATCGACCCGATCGCCCGCACCGCCTCGGTCGACGAGCGCCGGCTGGAGCTGACGCCGCGCGAGTTCGACCTGCTGCATTTCTTCGCCCGCAATCCGGACAAGGTGTTCTCGCGGCTCGACCTGCTGAACCAGGTCTGGGGCTACCAGCACGAGGGCTACGAGCACACCGTCAACACCCACATCAACCGGCTGCGCACCAAGATCGAGGCCGATCCGTCCAATCCGCAGCGCATCCTGACGGTCTGGGGCCGCGGCTACAAGTTCGCGGCGGCGCCGGGCGCGCCGGCGGAGCCGACGCCATGA
- a CDS encoding cytochrome b/b6 domain-containing protein has product MMATPATPDAPAAPAPDSRGPVHPGWLRIVHWLNALAVVIMVTSGWRIYNAAPFFDFTFPNGATLGGWLGGALQWHFAGMWLLLVNGLLYLGLNLTTGRLWRKFFPVGPRGVARDLAAALRGKLSHADPRHYNQVQRLAYLFVIADITVLVLSGLVLWKSVQFDTLRTLLGGYEFARRIHFFAMALLVAFVAVHLVMVALVPRSLIAMIRGK; this is encoded by the coding sequence ATGATGGCCACGCCCGCCACCCCAGACGCCCCCGCCGCCCCGGCGCCCGACAGCCGCGGCCCGGTCCATCCCGGCTGGCTGCGCATCGTGCATTGGCTCAATGCGCTGGCCGTGGTCATCATGGTGACCAGCGGCTGGCGCATTTACAACGCCGCGCCGTTCTTCGACTTCACCTTTCCCAACGGCGCCACCCTGGGCGGCTGGCTGGGCGGCGCGCTGCAATGGCACTTCGCCGGCATGTGGCTGCTGCTGGTCAACGGCCTGCTCTACCTGGGGCTGAACCTGACCACCGGCCGCCTGTGGCGCAAGTTCTTCCCGGTCGGCCCGCGCGGCGTCGCCCGCGACTTGGCCGCGGCCCTGCGCGGCAAGCTGTCGCACGCCGACCCGCGCCACTACAACCAGGTGCAGCGGCTGGCCTATCTGTTCGTCATCGCGGATATCACGGTGCTGGTCCTGTCGGGCCTGGTGCTGTGGAAGTCGGTGCAGTTCGACACCCTGCGCACGCTGCTGGGCGGCTATGAATTCGCGCGCCGCATCCATTTCTTCGCCATGGCGCTGCTGGTGGCGTTCGTGGCGGTGCACCTGGTCATGGTGGCGCTGGTGCCGCGCAGCCTCATCGCCATGATCCGCGGCAAATAA
- a CDS encoding molybdopterin-dependent oxidoreductase: MSAKRRLSLLGLDGPAILKEAVKILDKRVEAPSRRAFLRRGLTLGGLAMLSGCTLSDDENVEKALTAVSRLNDRVQGWIFDPNKLAPTYPESMITRPFPFNAYYGIDEVRQVEEESFRLEVTGLVADKRRWRLDELRAMAQIDQVTRHICVEGWSAIGKWGGVPFSAFLKRVGADLTAKYVGFKCADDYYTSIDMPTALHPQTILALTYDGKTLPPEYGFPMKLRMPTKLGYKNPKHIQAIFVTNTYPGGYWEDQGYNWFGGS, translated from the coding sequence GTGAGCGCAAAACGACGCCTGTCGCTGCTGGGCCTGGACGGCCCCGCCATCCTCAAGGAAGCCGTGAAGATCCTGGACAAGCGGGTCGAGGCGCCCTCGCGCCGGGCCTTCCTGCGCCGCGGCCTGACGCTGGGCGGGCTGGCGATGCTGTCCGGATGCACGCTGTCCGACGACGAAAACGTCGAAAAGGCGCTGACCGCGGTGTCGCGCTTGAACGATCGCGTGCAGGGCTGGATCTTCGACCCGAACAAGCTGGCACCCACCTACCCGGAATCGATGATCACCCGCCCGTTCCCGTTCAATGCCTATTACGGCATCGACGAGGTGCGGCAGGTCGAGGAAGAGAGCTTCCGGCTGGAAGTCACCGGCCTGGTGGCGGACAAGCGCCGCTGGCGGCTGGACGAGCTGCGCGCCATGGCGCAGATCGACCAGGTCACGCGCCACATCTGCGTCGAAGGCTGGAGCGCCATCGGCAAATGGGGCGGCGTGCCGTTCTCGGCCTTCCTGAAGCGCGTGGGCGCCGACCTGACGGCGAAGTACGTCGGCTTCAAGTGCGCCGACGACTACTACACCAGCATCGACATGCCCACCGCATTGCATCCGCAGACCATCCTGGCGCTGACCTACGACGGCAAGACGCTGCCGCCGGAGTACGGCTTCCCGATGAAGCTGCGGATGCCCACCAAGCTTGGCTACAAGAACCCCAAGCACATCCAGGCGATTTTCGTCACCAACACCTACCCGGGCGGTTACTGGGAGGACCAGGGCTACAACTGGTTCGGCGGCAGCTAG